The window GACATTAAATATGGACTTTGCTTATAATCCCTTAAAAAATGAAGGGGGGTTAAGCATGGCTGGACATATTAGGTGTTCCAAGTGTAGACATACCATCAATGGCCCATTGTGTGGATGTGGCAGTGTCAAGGTCCATATATCTCTCTATTCGAAGGGGAAGCATTATAAGGTTGGCAAGGATAGAGAGGGCGACATTCTCACTTACTACAAGGCAAAGAGGCTACTTGAAAACATCCGGAGTGAAATTGACAGGAAAAAGTTTGACATAACAAACTGGTTACCAGGGAAGATACGGGAAAGGCTATTTATCAACAAGATGGATGAATGGCTTGCCTTAAAAGAAAATGAGGTCGAGACAAAAGAGCTGGCTCCTGAGACCTTTCGATGTTATCAGAGTTATACGAAAAACCACTATAAACCCTTCAATAGTATGGATGTGAGGGACATTACCTTTGCAGATTTGGAGGTATTTAAGGATAAACTACCAGGGCATTTGAAGATAAAGAGTAAGAAGAACATCCTCAATGCTTTAAAATCATTTTTTGTTTGGCTACGTAAGAAGGGGGTCGTCAAAGAGGTTCCACTATTTCCTGAAATAAAAGGTGATGACGCTACTGTGAGAATTGCGCTTGATTATGATGATCAGGCCGAGGCATTGAAAAAGATACCAGAGGACCATAAAGATATTATCGAATTCATGTTTGAAACAGGACTCAGGATAGCAGAGGCATGTTCCCTGAAAATATCAGATATTGACACAAAAGAGGGGAAGGCATTAATCCAGCGTACATATAGCGGGAGTGTCTTAAAAGAGAATACAAAGGCAAACAGCAAGAAGTGGATACCATTGAGCGACAAGGCTATTGAGATAGTGTTAAAAAATTCTCACAGCAAACACCCTGGTCTATTCTTATTTATCAATAGTGCTACTGGTAGAGGCTATAGACAGGAGTTTTTGAGAAGGTTATGGCACAAGTATTCAGATCTTGATGTCACCCTCTATGAATCTACGAGGCATTCATTCTGCACACAGATTGCAGAGAGCGGGATATGCAATACTTTACAAGCGAGAGAATTAATGCGCCATAGTGATATTAGAAGTACTGAAAAATACTTTCATGGGAGTATTCCAAAGCTGAGAGACATTGTTAATTCAAGAGGCAAAATTATTGAGCTCAGGAAACCAAAAGGAAACGAGAAGGAAACGAGTTTGAGCAATGTATCTAATTGATTTTATTATACTTTATATTCGGAGAGGGTGGGATTCGAACCCACGGTCCGCGTGTTAGACGGACAGCCGATTTCGAGTCGGCCCCGTTATGACCGCTTCGGTACCTCTCCTCATCTGAAAGAACCTTTTTAACAGTGCCTCACTCTTTTCCTTTAATACACCGCCTCTGACCTCGAGTTTGTGGTTGAGCGGTAACTTACTCACATCTAACACCGAACCAAATGCACCTCTTTTTGAATCAAAACATCCAAAGACAACCCTTCTTATCCTCGCCTCTATGATCGCACCTGCACACATTATGCAAGGCTCCTTTGAGACAAACAGGGTGCATCCTGTCAACCTGTAATTATTCAAGACCTTTGACGCCTCCTCAATTGCAAGGATTTCGGCGTGGGCAGTGGCTTTGTTCGTATGGATGGTAAGATTATGGGCTTTTGATATAATCTCGTTATCCTGAGATACTATGACTGCACCCACCGGAACCTCTTCTTTATCAAAGGCAGCCATTGTCTCCTTTAAACAGAGCTTCATGAAATATTCATCTTTCATGCCTAAAATATACCCGTGATTGCGTATAAAATCAATGGATTTAGCTATCAGCTACCAGCAAACGAATCAATCTTGCATATTGGCTGCTGCGCCTTCAAAAAATGGATGTGTAGAATGCTCAATACGCTCCTTCATCCTTACAATATATTCCGGTCTTATTCCGTCCTTCCACCGGGGGTAGCCCCCGAGCCACAGATATTTCAAAAGTTCGTGAAATCCCTGTTTGCTGAAGAGGTACTCACCTATCCTGATGGTCTGGTTTACTGCGTCCACAACAACCTGTATCTTTGATATTGCGGTGTATCTTCTCACGACACCTTCCACAAGCTCCCTGTTTATATAGCCATTAGGATTCTGCTTGAATTTATCCGTTTCATGAGGGAAGGGAAAATGCCCGTACACCTCGCCGATAAAACCACTCAATTCAACACCGTTTATAGCTCCCATAAGATTACCAATTTGCCTTATTTCAAGAATATACGCATCCCATTCCGTCTCAAATATTTT is drawn from Pseudomonadota bacterium and contains these coding sequences:
- a CDS encoding tyrosine-type recombinase/integrase; protein product: MAGHIRCSKCRHTINGPLCGCGSVKVHISLYSKGKHYKVGKDREGDILTYYKAKRLLENIRSEIDRKKFDITNWLPGKIRERLFINKMDEWLALKENEVETKELAPETFRCYQSYTKNHYKPFNSMDVRDITFADLEVFKDKLPGHLKIKSKKNILNALKSFFVWLRKKGVVKEVPLFPEIKGDDATVRIALDYDDQAEALKKIPEDHKDIIEFMFETGLRIAEACSLKISDIDTKEGKALIQRTYSGSVLKENTKANSKKWIPLSDKAIEIVLKNSHSKHPGLFLFINSATGRGYRQEFLRRLWHKYSDLDVTLYESTRHSFCTQIAESGICNTLQARELMRHSDIRSTEKYFHGSIPKLRDIVNSRGKIIELRKPKGNEKETSLSNVSN